The following coding sequences lie in one Micromonospora sp. R77 genomic window:
- a CDS encoding penicillin acylase family protein has translation MHRPPTVPRRLLAGLTAGLLVAAGLVTSPTAPAAAATPTAGLFAPGDHCLGECGDILPPGQNGNATLVDILGNQTLGTLPRHSADQLGRYADLVYGYAGLRPEQIGTFFADASFGVPPTQVERDYSPRADVRIVRDRATGVPHVTGTTRGGTMFGAGYAGAEDRLFTMDLLRHVGRGTLTPFAGGAPGNRALEQSVWRNSPYTEDDLRAQVEALRTKGPRGEQLYADVQEYIAGINAYIGVCMANRNCPGEYVLTGHLDAVTNAGGPEPFRLTDLIAIAGVVGGLFGGGGGNELQSALVRIAARARYGTVAGDQVWTAFRGRNDPEAVLTLHDGQRFPYGDAPADAAGVVLPDAGSTRPEPVVTDPTGSAGSTAATGSSELAAALSGLTISPQHRGMSNAVVVSAAHSATGHPVAVFGPQTGYFSPQLLMVQELQGPGISARGAAFAGLNLYVLLGRGQDYAWSATSSVHDITDTYALPLCTTDGSAPTLASDHYRYRGACLPMERLAHVNTWSPTVADSTPAGSYRLVAWRTKLGLVAWRGTVGGQPHAFTQLRSTYRHEADSAIGFQLFNDPTQMGSADAFFTAANSVDYAFNWFYVNATQAGYFNSGRNPLRAAGSDPNLPMRAEPAYEWQGYDPATNTAAYAPLSAHPHSTDQDYYVSWNNKQAADFGAADGNFSFGAVHRANLLDRPVRDALAAGRTFDRASLASLVERAGLTDLRGAEVLDELIRVLESQPVTDPALATEVSRLKAWRQAGALRVETAKGSKVYQHADAIRTFDAWWPLLVRGMFAAPLGTDLYQSLVNALQVNESPSGHQQGDVSDLPGSANETQAHKGSSFQYGWWGWVDKDLRTVLGDPVRGGLGRTYCGGGDLTGCRQILLDTLRSAAATPAGEVYPGDASCAAGDQWCADAIVQSPLGGIRHATIAWQNRPTYQQVVSFPAKRGDDLSNLAAGRPVTASSSQFLLSPGKAVDGDLGTRWSSSWSDDQWLTVDLGSTRAVGRVALAWEAAYARSYRIEVSNDGTTWRPVWSTTTGDGGTDVAAFPATTARYVRMHGLTRATSYGFSLWEMAVYAQ, from the coding sequence ATGCACCGTCCCCCCACCGTCCCCCGTCGACTCCTCGCCGGTCTCACCGCCGGCCTCCTCGTCGCCGCCGGCCTGGTCACGTCCCCGACCGCGCCGGCCGCGGCGGCCACCCCCACCGCCGGCCTCTTCGCCCCCGGCGACCACTGCCTCGGCGAGTGCGGCGACATCCTGCCGCCCGGCCAGAACGGCAACGCCACGCTCGTCGACATCCTCGGCAACCAGACCCTCGGTACCCTGCCCCGGCACTCCGCCGACCAGCTCGGCCGCTACGCCGACCTGGTCTACGGGTACGCCGGACTGCGGCCGGAGCAGATCGGCACGTTCTTCGCCGACGCGTCGTTCGGCGTACCACCCACCCAGGTCGAGCGGGACTACTCCCCCCGCGCCGACGTACGGATCGTGCGGGACCGGGCCACCGGCGTGCCGCACGTCACCGGCACCACCCGCGGCGGCACCATGTTCGGCGCCGGGTACGCCGGTGCCGAGGACCGCCTGTTCACCATGGACCTGCTGCGGCACGTCGGCCGGGGCACGCTCACCCCGTTCGCCGGCGGCGCCCCCGGCAACCGGGCGCTGGAACAGAGCGTCTGGCGCAACTCGCCCTACACCGAGGACGACCTGCGCGCCCAGGTCGAGGCGTTGCGCACCAAGGGACCGCGCGGCGAGCAGCTCTACGCCGACGTCCAGGAGTACATCGCCGGCATCAACGCCTACATCGGCGTCTGCATGGCGAACCGCAACTGCCCCGGCGAGTACGTGCTCACCGGGCACCTCGACGCGGTCACCAACGCCGGCGGCCCGGAGCCGTTCCGGCTGACCGACCTGATCGCCATCGCCGGCGTGGTCGGCGGCCTCTTCGGCGGCGGTGGCGGCAACGAGCTGCAGTCGGCGCTGGTCCGGATCGCGGCCCGGGCCCGGTACGGCACGGTCGCGGGCGACCAGGTGTGGACCGCGTTCCGGGGCCGCAACGACCCCGAGGCGGTGCTCACCCTGCACGACGGGCAGCGCTTCCCGTACGGCGACGCGCCCGCCGACGCGGCCGGCGTGGTGCTGCCGGACGCCGGCTCGACCCGACCCGAACCGGTGGTCACCGACCCGACCGGTTCGGCCGGCAGCACCGCCGCCACCGGCTCCTCCGAGCTGGCCGCCGCGCTGTCCGGACTGACCATCTCCCCGCAGCACCGGGGCATGTCGAACGCGGTCGTGGTCAGCGCCGCGCACTCGGCCACCGGCCACCCGGTGGCCGTGTTCGGCCCGCAGACCGGCTACTTCTCCCCGCAGCTGCTCATGGTGCAGGAGCTGCAGGGGCCGGGGATCAGCGCCCGGGGTGCCGCGTTCGCCGGGCTCAACCTCTATGTGCTGCTCGGCCGGGGCCAGGACTACGCGTGGAGCGCCACCTCCTCGGTGCACGACATCACCGACACGTACGCGCTGCCGCTCTGCACCACCGACGGCAGCGCGCCGACCCTGGCCAGCGACCACTACCGCTACCGGGGCGCCTGCCTGCCGATGGAGCGGCTCGCGCACGTCAACACGTGGAGCCCCACCGTCGCCGACAGCACGCCGGCCGGGTCGTACCGGCTGGTCGCCTGGCGCACGAAGCTGGGGCTGGTGGCCTGGCGGGGCACGGTGGGCGGCCAGCCGCACGCGTTCACCCAGCTCCGCTCGACCTACCGGCACGAGGCCGACTCGGCGATCGGCTTCCAGCTGTTCAACGACCCGACGCAGATGGGGTCGGCGGACGCCTTCTTCACCGCGGCGAACAGCGTCGACTACGCGTTCAACTGGTTCTATGTGAACGCCACCCAGGCGGGCTACTTCAACTCCGGGCGCAACCCGCTGCGCGCCGCCGGGTCCGACCCGAACCTGCCGATGCGGGCCGAGCCGGCGTACGAGTGGCAGGGCTACGACCCGGCCACCAACACCGCCGCGTACGCCCCGCTGTCGGCGCACCCGCACTCGACCGACCAGGACTACTACGTCAGCTGGAACAACAAGCAGGCCGCCGACTTCGGCGCGGCGGACGGCAACTTCAGCTTCGGCGCGGTGCACCGGGCGAACCTGTTGGACCGACCGGTGCGCGACGCGCTGGCGGCCGGCCGTACCTTCGACCGGGCCTCGCTGGCGTCGCTGGTGGAACGGGCCGGCCTGACCGACCTGCGCGGCGCCGAGGTGCTCGACGAGCTGATCCGGGTGCTGGAGAGCCAACCGGTCACCGACCCGGCGCTGGCCACCGAGGTCAGCCGCCTGAAGGCCTGGCGGCAGGCCGGCGCGCTGCGGGTGGAGACCGCCAAGGGTTCGAAGGTCTACCAGCACGCCGACGCGATCCGCACCTTCGACGCCTGGTGGCCGCTGCTGGTCCGGGGCATGTTCGCCGCCCCGCTCGGCACCGACCTCTATCAGTCGCTGGTCAACGCCCTCCAGGTCAACGAGTCACCCTCCGGCCACCAGCAGGGCGACGTGTCCGACCTGCCCGGCTCGGCCAACGAGACCCAGGCGCACAAGGGCTCGTCGTTCCAGTACGGCTGGTGGGGCTGGGTCGACAAGGACCTGCGGACGGTGCTCGGCGACCCGGTCCGGGGCGGGCTGGGCCGCACCTACTGCGGCGGCGGCGACCTGACCGGCTGCCGGCAGATCCTGCTGGACACCCTGCGCAGCGCGGCGGCCACCCCGGCCGGCGAGGTCTATCCCGGTGACGCCTCCTGCGCCGCGGGCGACCAGTGGTGCGCCGACGCGATCGTCCAGTCGCCGCTGGGCGGCATCAGGCACGCCACCATCGCCTGGCAGAACCGGCCCACCTACCAGCAGGTCGTCTCGTTCCCGGCGAAGCGCGGCGACGACCTGTCCAACCTGGCCGCCGGTCGGCCGGTGACCGCGTCCAGCAGCCAGTTCCTGCTCAGCCCCGGCAAGGCCGTCGACGGGGACCTGGGCACCCGTTGGAGCAGCTCCTGGTCCGACGACCAGTGGCTCACCGTGGACCTCGGGTCGACCCGCGCGGTCGGCCGGGTGGCGCTCGCCTGGGAGGCGGCGTACGCGCGGTCGTACCGGATCGAGGTCTCCAACGACGGGACGACCTGGCGTCCGGTCTGGTCGACCACGACCGGCGACGGCGGCACCGACGTGGCGGCCTTCCCGGCGACCACCGCGCGGTACGTCCGGATGCACGGCCTGACCCGCGCCACCTCATACGGCTTCTCCCTCTGGGAGATGGCCGTATACGCGCAGTGA
- a CDS encoding Rieske (2Fe-2S) protein has protein sequence MSDDQQLTGPGTQTRRALLAGAGAAGAAVVLAACGSDDDSGTGTSAPTSGGPPGATNTGDPAGGGRGSSAPLARTTDIPVGGGAVYASKGVVITQPEPGQFKAFDPICTHQRCPVSNVDGGTINCTCHNSRFSITDGSVKEGPAPRPLAPKNIKVDGDQISLA, from the coding sequence ATGAGTGACGATCAGCAGCTGACCGGGCCGGGTACGCAGACCCGCCGCGCCCTGCTGGCGGGGGCCGGAGCAGCCGGGGCGGCGGTCGTGCTGGCCGCCTGCGGCAGCGACGACGACTCCGGCACCGGGACGTCGGCGCCGACCAGCGGGGGCCCGCCCGGCGCGACCAACACCGGCGACCCGGCGGGCGGCGGCCGGGGCAGCTCCGCTCCGCTGGCCCGGACCACCGACATCCCGGTCGGCGGCGGCGCGGTCTACGCCAGCAAGGGCGTGGTGATCACCCAGCCGGAGCCGGGGCAGTTCAAGGCCTTCGACCCGATCTGCACCCACCAGCGCTGCCCGGTGTCGAACGTCGACGGCGGCACCATCAACTGCACCTGCCACAACAGCAGGTTCTCCATCACCGACGGCTCGGTGAAGGAGGGCCCCGCGCCACGCCCCCTCGCGCCGAAGAACATCAAGGTGGACGGCGACCAGATCTCGCTCGCCTGA
- a CDS encoding C39 family peptidase: MATTLLRKTVLTAAGIAATAGGIAGPAIAAQATPAEKAASSVTTDRKGHGERELNVRYEAQPNFYYCGPAATRNALSVQGKAIDVDAMAKEMGTTEDGTNSINDITPVLNKETGRNAYHSTEIPADKVDGKRVEQLRADVVRAVDDGRAVVANIAGTATDTDGTTHSFEGGHYISVVGYRDGGKTVTIADSANPDQASYRISVDELAHWIASRGYSS, from the coding sequence ATGGCTACCACTCTGCTGCGCAAGACCGTGCTGACCGCTGCCGGTATCGCCGCCACCGCCGGTGGCATCGCCGGACCCGCCATCGCCGCCCAGGCCACCCCCGCCGAGAAGGCCGCGTCGTCGGTGACCACCGACCGCAAGGGTCACGGCGAGCGGGAGCTGAACGTCCGCTACGAGGCCCAGCCCAACTTCTACTACTGCGGCCCCGCCGCCACCCGTAACGCCCTGTCCGTGCAGGGCAAGGCCATCGACGTCGACGCCATGGCCAAGGAGATGGGCACCACCGAGGACGGCACCAACTCGATCAACGACATCACCCCGGTGCTGAACAAGGAGACCGGCCGCAACGCGTACCACAGCACCGAGATCCCGGCCGACAAGGTCGACGGCAAGCGCGTCGAGCAGCTGCGCGCCGACGTCGTCCGGGCCGTGGACGACGGCCGGGCCGTGGTCGCCAACATCGCCGGCACCGCCACCGACACCGACGGCACCACCCACTCCTTCGAGGGCGGGCACTACATCAGCGTCGTCGGCTACCGCGACGGTGGCAAGACCGTGACCATCGCCGACTCCGCCAACCCGGACCAGGCCTCCTACCGGATCAGCGTCGACGAGCTGGCCCACTGGATCGCCAGCCGCGGCTACTCCTCCTGA
- the recQ gene encoding DNA helicase RecQ, with amino-acid sequence MVSPTDLRTEDASGVLRRVFGYDAFRGFQQEVVEHVVAGGDALVLMPTGGGKSLCYQIPALVRPGVAVVVSPLIALMQDQVDALTAVGVRAGFLNSTQDLTSRRRVEAAYVAGELDLLYLAPEGLAVRSTLQLLERGTIALFAIDEAHCVSQWGHDFRPDYLNLSMLHERWPGVPRIALTATATSATRSEIATRLNLTDARHFVASFDRPNIQYRIVPKREPRKQLLSLLRDEHPGDAGIVYCLSRASVDKTAEFLVANGIPALPYHAGLDAATRAANQQRFLREEGLVMVATIAFGMGIDKPDVRFVAHLDLPKSVEGYYQETGRAGRDGLPSTAWLAYGLQDVVQQRKMIETSEGDLAHRRNLAAHLDAMLALCETVRCRRVQLLEYFGETTTTACGNCDTCLSPPESWDGTVAAQKLLSTVFRLDRERNQRFGAGHCVDILLGKQTDKITQYGHDNLSTFGIGTDLRETEWRGVVRQLLAEGLLAVEGDYGTLALTEASAEVLGRRRTVTMRREPEKVPSSRSAKPRGAATVVAELDPAAGSLFERLRAWRAASAKEQGVPAYVIFHDATLRQIATDAPTSLAELSRISGVGENKLAKYGEQILTVLAGNDA; translated from the coding sequence ATGGTCTCCCCCACCGATCTGCGGACCGAGGACGCCTCCGGGGTGCTCCGGCGGGTGTTCGGCTACGACGCGTTCCGCGGCTTCCAGCAGGAGGTCGTCGAGCACGTGGTGGCCGGCGGCGACGCGCTGGTGCTGATGCCGACCGGTGGTGGCAAGTCGCTCTGCTACCAGATCCCCGCCCTGGTCCGGCCGGGTGTCGCGGTGGTCGTGTCGCCGCTGATCGCGCTCATGCAGGACCAGGTCGACGCGCTCACCGCGGTCGGCGTCCGCGCCGGCTTCCTCAACTCGACGCAGGACCTCACGTCTCGGCGGCGGGTCGAGGCGGCGTACGTCGCCGGCGAGCTGGACCTGCTCTACCTGGCCCCCGAAGGGCTGGCCGTGCGGTCCACCCTCCAACTGCTCGAACGCGGCACCATCGCGCTCTTCGCGATCGACGAGGCGCACTGCGTGTCGCAGTGGGGGCACGACTTCCGCCCCGACTACCTCAACCTGTCGATGCTGCACGAGCGCTGGCCCGGCGTGCCGAGGATCGCGCTGACCGCCACCGCGACCAGCGCCACCCGGTCGGAGATCGCCACCCGGCTCAACCTCACCGACGCCCGGCACTTCGTGGCCAGCTTCGACCGCCCCAACATCCAGTACCGGATCGTGCCCAAGCGGGAGCCGCGCAAGCAGCTGCTGAGCCTGCTCCGCGACGAGCACCCGGGCGACGCCGGCATCGTCTACTGCCTCTCCCGGGCCTCCGTGGACAAGACCGCCGAGTTCCTGGTGGCCAACGGCATCCCCGCGCTGCCCTACCACGCGGGCCTGGACGCGGCGACCCGCGCCGCCAACCAGCAGCGCTTCCTCCGCGAGGAAGGGCTGGTCATGGTGGCCACCATCGCCTTCGGGATGGGCATCGACAAGCCGGACGTACGCTTCGTCGCCCACCTCGACCTGCCGAAGTCGGTCGAGGGCTACTACCAGGAGACCGGCCGCGCCGGACGGGACGGCCTGCCGTCGACCGCCTGGCTGGCGTACGGGCTGCAGGACGTGGTGCAGCAGCGCAAGATGATCGAGACGTCGGAGGGCGACCTGGCCCACCGCCGCAATCTCGCCGCCCACCTGGACGCGATGCTCGCCCTCTGCGAGACGGTCCGCTGCCGGCGGGTGCAGCTGCTCGAATACTTCGGCGAGACCACCACGACGGCCTGCGGCAACTGCGACACCTGCCTGAGCCCGCCGGAGTCCTGGGACGGCACGGTCGCCGCGCAGAAACTCCTCTCCACCGTGTTCCGGCTCGACCGGGAGCGCAACCAGCGCTTCGGCGCGGGCCACTGCGTGGACATCCTGCTCGGCAAGCAGACCGACAAGATCACCCAGTACGGCCACGACAACCTCTCCACCTTCGGCATCGGCACGGACCTGCGCGAGACGGAGTGGCGCGGGGTGGTGCGCCAACTGCTGGCGGAGGGACTGCTCGCCGTCGAGGGCGACTACGGCACCCTGGCGTTGACCGAGGCCAGCGCCGAGGTGCTGGGCCGCCGTCGCACGGTGACCATGCGCCGCGAGCCGGAGAAGGTGCCGTCCAGCCGGTCGGCGAAGCCCCGCGGCGCGGCCACCGTCGTCGCCGAGCTGGACCCGGCCGCCGGGTCGCTCTTCGAACGGCTGCGCGCCTGGCGGGCGGCGAGCGCCAAGGAGCAGGGCGTTCCCGCGTACGTGATCTTCCACGACGCCACCCTGCGGCAGATCGCCACCGACGCCCCCACCTCGCTGGCCGAGCTGTCCCGGATCAGCGGCGTCGGGGAGAACAAGCTCGCCAAGTACGGCGAGCAGATCCTCACCGTCCTCGCCGGCAACGACGCCTGA
- the uvrC gene encoding excinuclease ABC subunit UvrC, whose amino-acid sequence MADPSTYRPAPGTIPESPGVYRFRDGTGRVIYVGKAKNLRSRLNSYFADLWGLHQRTQQMVTTAESVDWVTVGTEVEALQLEYTWIKQYDPRFNVRYRDDKSYPYLAVTLDEEYPRLQVMRGAKRKGVRYFGPYSHAWAIRETLDLLLRVFPARTCSSGVFKRAAQVGRPCLLGYIGKCSAPCVGTVSAARHREIVDDFCDFMAGRTDTMVRKLEREMIQASEELEFERAARLRDDVAALRRAMEKQTVVLGDGTDADVVAFADDPLEAAVQVFHVRDGRIRGQRGWVVEKTEDLTTGDLVHHFCTQVYGDEQGEGDVPRELLVPELPADAEALTDWLSAHRGSRVSLRVPQRGDKKSLMETVARNAKDALARHKLKRAGDLTTRSKALDEISDALGMRTSPLRIECFDVSQIQGTDVVASMVVFEDGLPRKSEYRRFIVRGATDDLSAMHEVLRRRFARYLDARAESGEIGEETAGDPDRPGIDPTTGRPRKFAYPPQLVVVDGGAPQVAAAAQALAELGIDDVALCGLAKRLEEVWLPDDEFPVILPRTSEGLYLLQRVRDEAHRFAITFHRQRRSKRMTESALDNVPGLGEVRRKALLRHFGSLKRLSAATVEEITEVPGVGKRTAEAILAALEDPATATPPHP is encoded by the coding sequence GTGGCTGATCCCTCGACCTACCGTCCCGCGCCCGGCACCATCCCCGAGTCACCGGGGGTCTACCGGTTCCGCGACGGCACCGGCCGGGTGATCTACGTCGGCAAGGCGAAGAACCTCCGCAGCCGGCTCAACTCCTACTTCGCCGACCTGTGGGGGCTGCACCAGCGCACCCAGCAGATGGTCACCACCGCCGAGTCGGTCGACTGGGTCACCGTCGGCACCGAGGTCGAGGCGCTCCAGCTCGAATACACCTGGATCAAGCAGTACGACCCCCGGTTCAACGTCCGCTACCGCGACGACAAGTCGTACCCGTACCTGGCGGTCACCCTCGACGAGGAGTACCCGCGGCTCCAGGTGATGCGGGGCGCCAAGCGCAAGGGGGTGCGCTATTTCGGGCCGTACTCGCACGCCTGGGCGATCCGCGAGACGCTCGACCTGCTGCTGCGCGTCTTCCCGGCGCGGACCTGCTCCTCCGGGGTGTTCAAGCGGGCCGCCCAGGTCGGCCGCCCCTGCCTGCTGGGTTACATCGGCAAGTGCTCCGCGCCCTGCGTCGGCACCGTCTCCGCAGCCCGGCACCGGGAGATCGTCGACGACTTCTGCGACTTCATGGCCGGCCGCACCGACACCATGGTCCGCAAGCTGGAACGGGAGATGATCCAGGCCAGCGAGGAGTTGGAGTTCGAGCGGGCCGCCCGGCTGCGCGACGACGTCGCGGCGCTGCGCCGGGCGATGGAGAAGCAGACCGTGGTGCTCGGCGACGGCACCGACGCCGACGTGGTCGCCTTCGCCGACGACCCGCTGGAGGCCGCCGTCCAGGTCTTCCACGTCCGCGACGGGCGTATCCGCGGCCAGCGTGGCTGGGTGGTGGAGAAGACCGAGGACCTCACCACCGGCGACCTGGTGCACCACTTCTGCACCCAGGTGTACGGCGACGAGCAGGGCGAGGGCGACGTGCCCCGGGAACTGCTCGTCCCCGAACTGCCCGCGGACGCCGAGGCGCTCACCGACTGGCTCTCCGCCCACCGGGGCAGCCGGGTGTCGCTGCGGGTGCCGCAGCGCGGCGACAAGAAGTCGCTGATGGAGACGGTGGCACGCAACGCGAAGGACGCCCTCGCCCGCCACAAGCTCAAGCGGGCCGGCGACCTGACCACCCGCAGCAAGGCGCTCGACGAGATCAGCGACGCGCTCGGCATGCGGACGTCACCGCTGCGCATCGAGTGTTTCGACGTCTCCCAGATCCAGGGCACCGACGTGGTGGCCAGCATGGTCGTCTTCGAGGACGGGCTGCCGCGCAAGAGCGAATACCGCCGGTTCATCGTCCGGGGCGCCACCGACGACCTCTCCGCCATGCACGAGGTGCTGCGCCGACGGTTCGCCCGCTATCTGGACGCCCGGGCCGAGAGCGGCGAGATCGGCGAGGAGACCGCCGGCGACCCCGACCGGCCCGGCATCGACCCGACCACCGGGCGGCCCCGCAAGTTCGCGTACCCGCCACAGCTGGTGGTGGTCGACGGCGGCGCGCCGCAGGTGGCCGCCGCCGCCCAGGCCCTCGCCGAGCTGGGCATCGACGACGTGGCGCTCTGCGGACTGGCCAAGCGGCTGGAGGAGGTCTGGCTCCCCGACGACGAGTTCCCGGTCATCCTGCCCCGCACCTCCGAGGGGCTCTACCTGCTTCAACGGGTACGCGACGAGGCCCACCGGTTCGCCATCACCTTCCACCGGCAGCGCCGCTCCAAGCGGATGACCGAGTCGGCGCTGGACAACGTCCCCGGCCTCGGTGAGGTACGCCGCAAGGCGCTGCTGCGGCACTTCGGCTCCCTCAAGCGCCTCTCCGCCGCCACCGTCGAGGAGATCACCGAGGTTCCCGGCGTGGGCAAACGGACCGCCGAGGCCATCCTCGCCGCCCTCGAAGACCCCGCCACCGCCACCCCGCCGCACCCCTGA